catccggtgtgcgaccccctttacgatggtcttgcaACCCttacagttacaaccctttttgtaTTCTTGTTAAAACTCACAATGCTAtagatcaaagatttatgttaatttggcaagctgaacattctgtactgtacaggagacgcggaggagattgattgacaatggcccacagccaatcaggacgcagaacaaaATGCgctgtaaaattttaaaaaagcatgtcaaattgtacTAAAAACTGCGAAGCTGCAAGGCCTCGAAATTTGAACTGCATTatagtgagggaccactgtacaacaGAAATCTTTTAAGGGGATGAAGTGAAAAAAttacttactttatttacttactgTGCAGCGACTCAGTGAtcattgctcagtgaagttgtaggtgacgTGAAGGtgagttttttatttatcttagtAGCCTGATTAAacggtttcttttttttttcttcatattattACCTAAATAAACTGATGATAACTGTAAATCGATACTTAAACTTAATTAAACTTACTATCCTTAACTAAATATGAGTTCAGggttaatgaaaaaataaattcacaatgcTTCATTGtttaaacaagaacaaaaaaaaaaaaaagaaaatgtagtgagctaagctagctactctacttaaaatgtagctaaactacactaaaagctaccccctgggaaatgtagcaagctaagcaaaaagctacatggcaaaagtagcttagctctaagctatttttacaattttcatttttaaaatcgaaacaacttaaatccaagtcaatcatatcttattGATcattaaaactgtcaatgaaacatatgaggcataatagttcagtttagttatttactgtaaataatatgcaaaacaaaacactccctcagtcatctttccatcaagcaagtttcggCTGGTGAAGTCGCCAACCAGATGTGGCAGTAAGGCATCAAAACTTTGTTGTCGAACACCGTAAAAcagccaataatatccagctgctgtccttctcgccatcatatggatttactttcatcggctagacaccggcctcacagctccgtggaatgtcggtgccgtcacttattgatccgcgatcggtaaatgtagtttgtgtggatgctactgcgctacttgactaataaaatagcttcgctactgaaaagctttttgatttagaaagtagcgaagctaccgccacactactgagaaatgtagcgCTACTGCCCAACACCGGTACTCGGTAAAACCACTGGTCTCAATAGTACGTCATAATCACCAAACCAAGAGCTTTGACCCATAAGCAGTGTCCCACATTATTATAAAcgtaaatgaataatatatataaatttgttatttttattattataatttttaatatccATTTGCACAGCTATCATGTTTTGTGGAGAAAAAATAAGCCAACACAAGCAAAATAAACTGACTGCTGATTATTTTggtgattttaagcaaaaactctaaaaacaagaaaagaaagtgtccagaaaatgcttcttgatttaagactttttagatattttgactacaaacaagacaaaacctccaCGCAAGAAAaacttttttacatgttttttttttgtagtgcagTTACCATGATGCCAGCCATCCAGTGTTTCTACACAAACTGAAACATTTATAGTGTGTACATTGCTTAAAACCATTCTATTTGATCAATCTCTTTCCTtttgtttgtcttcctcttcctccacaaATACACACCCATAATGCTTACTTAAACCTAACATCTGCAATTTTAAAGCTAATCTTGACGGTTTAAAAGATTTTCAAgaggtaaaaatatttttaaagggcaGTAATTATATAATTCATATAGGTATTTACTCAGTATGAACTCAGAATGCAAAACAAAAGGTTCTATTCATTACTCTTTAACTTGAGGGAACTAAACCAAGGATcttaagaagttttttttttttttgaagatgtGCCAAAATGGAATATTAATTCAAAATTacctttaaattaaatatgagTAAGTATTAAACCAAAGATGAAATGAACCTAAGGACACACCAATTTTACTAATGTAATAGCCCTCACGTTTTACGTTTTTGTCCGGTCCTTCCATTTCAGGTCCTGGAGTCtgtaataatgtttgttttatttaaaagctGTGCAAAATCTGCAATTAGTACAGCTCCAGGAATGTTGAACAGCAATAGTCTAGACAATGGAAAAATAATCACTACAtaagtaaatttaaaaagttgATTAGATTAATATTATCTCAAATTcgttaaagaattattattattattattattattattattattattgagaaaTTTAGGTGATTTAAATGGTCATTTGTTCATAGAAATCTTAAGCCTGAAACAGGAGGGAAACCATGatgaaaaattaaatgttattgcTTCATAGTATTATGGAAACTGTGATACCTTTTAAGATTGTATGATAGTaggaaatttttaaataatagctttaaattgccattttttaaatataaaaaactgtatttactttcactcttgcacaatttattgtgatgaataaaagtaaaaaataaaataaaataaataatggtgCTTTTGAATGGCATTGTACAAAATTTTACTGATTCAAAACTTTAGATTCCAACTTTTTGGAGTATTAGAAATCCTTCAAGATATTGCCTCCAGCTAAAATACAAGTTTTCTTGTAAAATGTATAGCTTGTTTCCAAAACTTAGTAAAAATATTGCTTTCTCTGGTGGAAAAGTCTTGTCTGGCTCAAGAGAGAAACCTATCCAGACCAAGCAATCTTTACATAATTTGCAAGAGAAAACAGGCAGATTTGATGGTGTTTGAATgctaatttaaatgtgtttatagcAAACACAAAGACCAATGAACACATGCCATCTAGCTTTTACTTCATGTGtgctttatttactgttattattttttaatactgaAATCTGTACTGTACTGTGTACATAcaatactgtacatattttaGTCGTTTAGTtcaatatttagtcaaatataaaCTATTTCTATTAACATAGTGTTTTTTAAGTTGATATCAGAATGCCACACCCAAATGCTGGGTTTGTAGAGATTAGAACTCCTGTCAGAGTGTGACTGCCGTAGTTTTTATTCTGAGACACACAAGATAGCACATTTCTCCAATTTTTTTAGCATCTTACAGTTTGCTAAATGTCAATAAcctgttaaaattttttttatttaatgtttgttaacTATGATGTGTCTGTAATTAATGATGGGTCTGTAATGAAAGCAGAACAAATATGTGATAAAATTGTTGATGCAAAGGGTAATGCAATAATCCTGCAGTAGAATAAATATTCTAATTTAACCATAAAATCTCTAAGTACAATTGTGTTAATTATTCTGTCACCATTTTTGCAAGCAGAAATGAATGACccaatgtataatttacagtgaTAAATCTGACCAACTGCtatatgtaataaatgtgttaTATAGTAGATTTTGCACTTGTTATTTGTAATACAGTATACATtagttttattacaatttatgaaaataaatttatGTTGATACTTTTTTGcatggtgttttgtgtgtgtgtgtgtgtgtgtgtgtgtgtgtgtgtgtgtgtgttagtgcgtGCAATTGCCACTAGGCAGATAAACAACTATTTGGTTAGCCTACCTTTTGATAAGATGGTTGTCATctttaaaatacaacaaacatacaGGACTGTCCTGAAAAAAAAGAGAGGCATCTGGTCATGTTATTAGGGGTCTAAGATGGGGCTAATCAAAATGAGATTCAGCTACAGTCACTATTTTTATGACCAGCTAGCCAAACGAAACTCTTGACATTATCAACATGTAAAGCATAACACCAGGAGACATTTCCTGGTGCCATTGTACAGCCAATCAAGGACCTCCTCATTCTGTGCACCCTGGGACTTTAGTCCCACTTAACCATTATGTTTATCTGACCCTGCAAACAGGTGCACAtataccaaacaaataaataatctcTGCATGTGATTCATGTGCTTCAAACCTACAGTCCAGATATGAAAATGCTAATTTGGTTACTAATATAACCCAGAGACATGAGTCTGGAAAGACACTTTTGGGAGGACGCTAGccgaccaatcactctgaagagtgagaaaacgggccaatgaatgcCAGTGAGTTGGCAGAGCTCGGCTCCGCAGGTGCCGGCAATTAATCATTAGTAGAGTATATAGCCGACACACGTGAAGCGAACGTTATCTTTTAGCCGCTGAGGAGCCAAACACTCAGCTATCATCTGGAGACTCAGCTGCTATGGAATCggagacacacgtctccattCCCTTTTCGAGGAACAAGGGTTACATTAGTAACCGAGACATACCCCTTCAGTGGGAACACTGACGTATGTCTGGAAAGACACTTTTGGGAGAGTATGGAAAACGCCCCTGGTGTGAAGTTTGCCAAGCATAGCGTGAGCGCACAAGCATCACCAAAGGTGCAACCTTCTATCATCCCCTAGACCCTTTGATTCCAATTTTATGGGAATAATTTGGAATAATTTGGATTGGGGGTTGtaaatgtgcttttacctagctaattgTGGTCTAGAAATTTTCTCAATACGACaatacgttgggaaagcgtgccagtccccgaagggagAGGACTCTGCAGAGGCCATCAGCGAAACGCCTAGGGATGGGAAAGGACACCCAGTTTGACTGTCGCAGCTTAGCGGAAGTCTCTTCAGTCTCATGTGAGGGTCTGAAGCAAAAAAGATAGCGCTCACTCCACGTGTACCGGCTATATACCTGCGAAGCCAAGCTCTGCCAACTTACTGgcattcattggcccattttctcttcagagtgattggttgGCTTGCGTCCtttcaaaacacacagacacacgtctcTGTTCCCTCTTTGGGGAATGGGGGTTATGTTAGTAATTGAAACGTTCACATTTAAAAAGACATTAGCATTTTCATATCTGGACTGTAGGCTTGAGTCACCAATATCGCGGATTATTTTAAAAACGTATCTCCCGTgaataatgagggaccactgtagtCTGTGCTAGACACATGTCGGAGTTCCCACTTAAGGGGAACCATTACTTACTCCCATATATCCTGTACTCTTAGTGTTGATATATTTTTTGATCAAAGGCTGTGTTCTTTATGACTTATCTCAGCAATATATtttatcaaatcacttttattgtcacatcatcagcagcacatgtgctgtgatgagtgaaaagctgaAAAGCAGCTGACTGAACAAATACAGATCTAAATCTTTGGCAGCAGGGCAGCACTTGCCTAAAATTTTTTACAGAGTAAAAATTCTGTGTCCCAGTAAAATCTTTGAGTTACATGATTTCTATCCTATGCTACAGATATGCTCATTAAAAAgaagtacagttaaagtcagaattattagccctcatgaattATTACCCCCTGCATATTTTTctcccaatatctgtttaacagaaataagattttttttcaacactaaacataatagttttaataactcatttctaataggcTAACtgattatctttgccatgatgaaagtacataattttttactagatattttttaagatacttgtattcagcttaaagtgaaatttaaaggcttaactaggttaattagattaataaggcaggtcattgtataccagtggtttgttctgtagacaatcgaaaatcaAATATTgcttaacggggctaataatattgaccttaaaatagtttttaaacaatcaaaactgcttttagtctagccgaaataaaacaaatgacttcctccagaagaaaaaaaattatagaaaatactgtgaaaaattccttgctctgctaaacatcatttgggaaatatttaaaatagaaaaaaaaatgagaggaaggcttttgactttaactgtagatcATTAAGAATATGTCAGTTAGAAATACTGTACCAATGGCTTACACAAATTAAAGGGGAAAAAATGATAAGAATAAAGGGGTCCTGcaccccagtagagctttatgtttaGCAAGTCCCCTGAGTAATACTTTTTGATTGTCTAGATTAGAATGCAGACATTCAAGCAATTCAAGCTGGATTATTTCCATTTGGCCTACGGGGTAAACAGATCGACAAAGAACAAGTCACTTCATGcgttgttttcatttaaatttgagCTTAGAACTTTCTTAATGTTACATATTCTCTTTGGAAGTGAAAAACTCATGACATACCAttgctaaagaaaaaaaatgcttaccaGTATTAGGCATAATTAGAGAAATAAGCACTATCAGATATATCGGtgttgaataattaaaataaaataaaacacaagtaaATCATACACTGCGTACATAATAATGATATTGCTTAATATTTCCAGAAGTAATTTAGGAGAAAGCAGGAGAGACACTTTCTCTTTCCCCTTAGTATGTTTCTCTCTTTCCCAGAAGTCCACACCCAATGGAGAGCTAACGTCAGCAATCTTACTGCTTTATTGCTCTTGACAGTTGTATCGGCAGGAGTGTTCTGTCCTCCAGACATTATCCAGAGAGATAaaaggtaactttatttttaaattattatgatgCTTAGAAGTGAACAACAATTACAAAATATATGTCAAAAATATGTTCTGTCTTATTTTTTGCTTAGTTTTTCTAAAACAATCTACAATGCAACAAGCATTCAACTTAATCATGCcacaaacaatgttttatttctCTGTTAATTTCAGTTTATAGTTtttgataataatatttttcCTACACTATAATGTATGTAAAAAAGTCAACGATGTGTTATTTTTGGGATACTGAGAAATGTGAAACTCTTTACTAAATCAAATAATGGAAACAAGTGCATAAGAATCTATTCATGTTTTATCTAATATATTATGGCTATAATTTAAAGACACTTGATTTTCAGGAGGTAACACTGTACTATTAATAAGAATGCATTATATAAGCTGTTTTGTAAAAGACCTGGTTAAGCAGGGTGTGGCAACTTATATTTACagaaaactttaaaaaaactaaGATGAAAGCAAATTTTGAATACAATTAATACAGATATATGTCAAAGATAAAATGCTTCTATTGCTGTCAGGATATCACAAAAGAACGCAAGACAAAAACGTCCTACTCTCTATCGCTCTTTGTTTTGACAGTGAACTCATAAAGCTGAGGATCTTTGATCCGTCAATGGCTTCACAGACCATAAACTTCATCACCTGGAATGTTAATGGACTTAAACAAAACAGAGATCAGAAATTTCAAGAACTTCAAAGTGCTGATATTGTTTTCTTGCAAGAGACTCACATTGGAGTAGAAGATGAACAAATAGAAGACTATAAAAAAGATTGGGTTGTTTTCTACACAAAGTACACCTCCTCCAGCAGAGGAACTGCCATTCTAGTGAGGAAGAGTCTAGATTTTGAATATATAAGTGATGACAAAGATAACAGGGGAGCTTATGTTGTGTTGAAATGTAAGCTGGCAGGTCAGCTGTACACTCTGGTGAGTGTTTATAACCATCACACCGATGCAAAAACCCTTGATAATCTTTCAGGATACCTGCAGAAAATGACCACAGGGCTGCTGGTAATTGGTGGCGATTTCAACACAATTCTCAATCCGTTTATCGACAAAAAGAGTAACACAAGCAAGATAGCAAATAAAAGGAATCAGAAAAATCTGCTCTTGTTTGTGGAGAAGTTCATGAAATCTCTTCAGCTGGCTGATGTCTGGAGAAGAAAGAACCCCATAAAGCAGGATTTTACATTCTACATAAAAGATTGTCCGGTGTCCAGACTGGATTACTTCTTCATACCTGATGAATGTATGTGGCGAGTGAGAAGTTGTGAAATAAGAAACTCTGAGAGGCCTGACCATCAGTCTGTATCTCTGGAGATCAATAACATCTCCACAATTCCTTTAATGAAACAATGCCTTGTACAATCGTTCTTCCAACTATTAAATCATAAAAGTGATATATTGACTGATGAAAGAGGTCCATCACAGGGGGAAGAAAACTCACATGTAGTCAGTGAGGTTGACATTGTGTCAGCTGTTCAATCTCTTCAAGTTTCAGACACACCAAGACCAGACGACATCCCAGTTTCTTTCTATAGAGAGAAAATTCAGGATCTGATTCCATACATAAAGACACTCTATAACAGAATCCGCAGGGGTGAATTTAACTGCTCTGAGAAACAGTTTAACAAAACTGTGAAAAGCCCACATGACGACAGTCATCACTTTTTTAACATTGACTACCTCATCATTGCAACTATTCTGGCAAAACGTCTGGATGATTTCTTGGAGTCTCAATCAAAGGGTCAGGTACCAGAAAACTCAGCTGCTGTCATGATCAGTCCTAAAACCTTCTGCACTGAGATGAAGTTGTCTTGTATAAAGGATGAGATAGAAAAACAAAAACGATCAAATCCAGCTTTATATCAGGATTTCCTCATTGTGAAAAACCTGTTGAGAGATGCACCGGAAGGAGATGCTGGATTTACAAATGTTTCAAGTGAAAGAGATAAACTGCTGGATCAGGGCTGCCCCTTGACCCCGGTTCTCATTACACTGGCTCTGAAATGCTTTGCCTCTGCAATAGCTGGAGATTTCAGACAGCATGAAATTCGAGTTTTCAAAGAATGCGTGATACTTTGCGTCCAACCTGAGGATCTTGAGAAAGTAATGGCTGCTGTGAGAAACAAAGCCAATGAAGTATTCCACGTCACAGAATTATTCAGCGGAAATGTTAGACGTGAACAATTAAAGTTTACAAGAAATGAGAGTGAAATGAACAACACAGCGGAAGAATCGGAGCCCAGTTGgtcaaaaataatcaaaatcaatGCAGAGAGTAGAGTGTGTGAGGAGCATGATTTTGAAATACATGAGGATGAAGACATTTTAGTGTTGGGTGATGAAAGGTGAGGGTCATGAAGAGAAATCAGATCATCGTTTGCACAAATGCAATTTGCATTTCTTGTTCCACATTTTACTTGCAAAGATACTTACACGGTGTGCTTACAACACGCGGCACGATGACATTCTAGCAAAGTCACAGTCACAGAGTCACGGTTCTAAATTTTATATTCAAACCGTCTGCTagttatattattttcaaaacctgaggtgaattatctgctgctgctttccatAGTATGGCAgtaaatgccatgtaaaatgtTGTTCAataggcaacatggtggctcagtggttagcactgtcgcctcacagcaagaaggtcgctggtttgagtcccagctgggctggttggcatttctttgtggagtttgcatgttctcctcgtattggcgtgggtttcttccaggtgctccggtttcccccacagtcca
This DNA window, taken from Danio aesculapii chromosome 19, fDanAes4.1, whole genome shotgun sequence, encodes the following:
- the si:dkey-266f7.5 gene encoding uncharacterized protein si:dkey-266f7.5, with the translated sequence MFLSFPEVHTQWRANVSNLTALLLLTVVSAGVFCPPDIIQRDKSELIKLRIFDPSMASQTINFITWNVNGLKQNRDQKFQELQSADIVFLQETHIGVEDEQIEDYKKDWVVFYTKYTSSSRGTAILVRKSLDFEYISDDKDNRGAYVVLKCKLAGQLYTLVSVYNHHTDAKTLDNLSGYLQKMTTGLLVIGGDFNTILNPFIDKKSNTSKIANKRNQKNLLLFVEKFMKSLQLADVWRRKNPIKQDFTFYIKDCPVSRLDYFFIPDECMWRVRSCEIRNSERPDHQSVSLEINNISTIPLMKQCLVQSFFQLLNHKSDILTDERGPSQGEENSHVVSEVDIVSAVQSLQVSDTPRPDDIPVSFYREKIQDLIPYIKTLYNRIRRGEFNCSEKQFNKTVKSPHDDSHHFFNIDYLIIATILAKRLDDFLESQSKGQVPENSAAVMISPKTFCTEMKLSCIKDEIEKQKRSNPALYQDFLIVKNLLRDAPEGDAGFTNVSSERDKLLDQGCPLTPVLITLALKCFASAIAGDFRQHEIRVFKECVILCVQPEDLEKVMAAVRNKANEVFHVTELFSGNVRREQLKFTRNESEMNNTAEESEPSWSKIIKINAESRVCEEHDFEIHEDEDILVLGDERQTMYAVVTLQDSDEVMVVSSNWLSLDKKLCYWPPFKSTEKCIEAVQNRHKPETGGKPWEKLNVSFHREYVTFDKAKEGQKEVKEQKERSYLLATGFPGIKRQRLENFQGMSNNPLQTLAPVTSTSTSTDDKDEILKMLRDIKSTVLRNSTMLKKLMKNNGVSEAPSSSTNVPPKEMNKTTNLQLPLKTFDDVARIERELSNATTRKKYAKHLSELGGFGPKDVVKNIMQSVLTDDLAKEFNWQGRGEKKAFSQLLLADVIRDAAFKRSVIRLECEKEIKKYLSYTADRLTRKRPRQEGGPVVGIPDMISPTPIDEDPEINWDIFD